DNA sequence from the Campylobacter concisus genome:
GATGGAGAAATTCTTCACCAAGCAGGCAAACGTCTAACCAAGAAAAAAGCTGATAAGTTGATTGAAGATGGCGTAAAATTTGTTGAATACCCAGTTGAAGCACTTATTGGTAGATATTTGGCAAATCCTGTAATAAATACAGAGAGTGGAGAAATTTTATATGATACACTATCTGCTCTTGACGAGAATAAACTCTCAAAAATTTTAGCTGAACATGAAACTATTGAGATTATAAATAACTCTGCTGCAGGTGTTGATGATGCGATTATAAATTCTTTCATAGCTGACAACGATATGCTTAAGGTTTTAAAACAAACTGAGGGCGTGGATGATGAAAACGATCTTGCAGCTATTAGAATTTATAAGGTTATGAGACCAGGAGAGCCAGTTGTCAAAGAGGCTGCAAAGAGTTTTGTAAATGATATGCTATTTAACCCTGAGAGATATGATTTAACAAAAGTTGGTCGTATGAAGATGAATCATAAGCTCTCACTTGATGTACCAGAATACGTTACCTTACTAACAAGCGAAGATATCATAAAAACTGCAAAATATCTTATAAAGGTTAAAAACGGACAAGGTCACATTGATGACCGAGATCACCTTGGCAACCGCCGTATAAGGTCAATCGGTGAGCTACTCGCTAGCGAACTTCACCTTGGTTTTGTAAAGATGCAAAAGGCAATCCGCGACAAATTTACAAGCTTAAGCAATAATACTGAAGAGATTATGCCATACGACCTTATTAACCCAAAAATGATCACAGCTACAATTATGGAATTTTTTACAGGTGGTCAGCTAAGCCAGTTTATGGATCAGACAAACCCACTTAGCGAAGTTACTCACAAGCGCCGTCTATCTGCGCTTGGTGAGGGCGGTTTAGTAAAAGAGCGTGCTGGCTTTGAGGTGCGTGACGTTCACCCAACTCATTACGGCAGAATTTGTCCGGTTGAGACTCCAGAAGGTCAAAATATTGGTCTTATCAATACGCTTTCAACTTATGCAAAAGTGAACGATCTTGGCTTTGTTGAAGCTCCTTACAAAAAAGTTATAGATGGCAAAGTGACTGATGAGATAGTTTATTTAACCGCAACTCAAGAAGAGGGTAATGTTATAGCTCCAGCATCAACTAAACTTGATGAAAATGGACACATCGTTGAGGACTTGATTGAGGTTAGAAAAGATGGCGAGATGATGCTTGCCCGTAGAGAAGATGTTGCTTTGATCGACCTTTGTTCTGGTATGATAGCTGGTGTTGCGGCTTCACTTATTCCATTCCTAGAGCATGATGATGCTAACCGTGCTCTTATGGGTTCAAACATGCAACGTCAGGCAGTGCCACTGCTTCGCTCAACTGCTCCTATTGTTGGAACAGGTATGGAAAGCGTTATCGCAAGAGATGCATGGGAAAGCGTAAAAGCAAAACGTAGTGGTGTGGTTGAAAAGGTTGACAATAAAAATATATTTATTTTAGGCGAAGACGAAGCTGGTCCATATATCGATCACTACTCTTTGGAGAAAAATTTAAGAACAAACCAAAATACGACTTTTTCTCAACATCCGATAGTTAAAAAAGGTGATGAAATCGTTGCCGGTCAAATAATTGCTGACGGTCCAAGTATGGAAAAAGGCGAGCTAGCTATCGGTAAAAATGCACTAATCGCATTTATGCCTTGGAATGGCTATAACTACGAGGACGCGATCGTTATTAGTGAAAAAATGATACGTGAAGATGCCTTTACGAGCGTTCATATTTATGAAAAAGAGATCGAAGCTCGTGAGCTAAAAGATGGCGTTGAAGAGATAACAAAAGATATACCAAATGTTAAAGAAGAGGAGCTTATGCACCTTGATGAGAGCGGTATTGTTAAAATTGGTACAGAGATCAAGCCTGGCATGATCCTTGTTGGTAAGGTATCGCCAAAAGGCGAAGTTAAGCCAACTCCAGAAGAGAGGCTACTACGCGCTATCTTTGGTGAAAAAGCTGGTCATGTGGTCAATAAATCGCTCTACGCTTCAGCTTCGATGGAAGGCGTGGTTGTTGATGTTAAAATTTTTACCAAAAAAGGATATGAAAAAGATAGCAGAACAAATAAAGCTTACGAAGAAGAGAAGACTCTTTTAGAAAAAGAACATCATGATAGACTACTTATGTTGGATCGCGAAGAGATGCTAAAAGTTACAGCACTTCTTTCTAAAAATCCACTAGCAAGTGATCAAGAGGTAAATAAAAAAGAGTATAAGAAAGGCTCAAAGATCAATAAGGCTGATCTTGAAAATATAAATAGGTTTACTCTAAATGCTATCGTTAAAAGCTTTTCAAAAGATATTCAAAAGAAATACGATGAGCTAAAAAATTACTTCCAAAATGAGAAGAAAAAGCTCAAAGAAGAGCACGATGCTAAGATAGAAATTTTAGAAAAAGACGACATTTTACCAAGCGGCGTTGTAAAACTTGTAAAAGTTTACATAGCTACAAAGCGCAAACTAAAAGTTGGCGATAAGATGGCTGGACGTCACGGAAACAAAGGTATTGTTTCAAATATAGTAAGAGAAGTCGATATGCCTTACCTTCCAAGCGGTCAGATCGTAGACATCGTGCTAAACCCACTTGGTGTTCCAAGCCGTATGAATATCGGTCAAATTTTAGAGAGCCACCTTGGTCTTGTTGGCTACCGTTTAGGCGAGCAGATCAA
Encoded proteins:
- the rpoB gene encoding DNA-directed RNA polymerase subunit beta — encoded protein: MLNSLYSGNRLRVDFSNVVKEIDVPNLLQLQKKSFDNFLNLNNNQAESGIEKVFKSIFPIHDPQNRLTLEYVGSEIGKPKYTIRECIERGLTYSVNLKMKIRLIVHEKDDKTGDKVGVKDIKEQEIFIREIPLMTDRISFIINGVERVVVNQLHRSPGVIFKQEESATVANKLIYTAQIIPDRGSWLHFEYDTKDILYVRINKRRKVPVTILFRALGYKKQDIIKLFYPIQNLIIKNNKFLTLFNPEDYLGRVEYDIKNEDGEILHQAGKRLTKKKADKLIEDGVKFVEYPVEALIGRYLANPVINTESGEILYDTLSALDENKLSKILAEHETIEIINNSAAGVDDAIINSFIADNDMLKVLKQTEGVDDENDLAAIRIYKVMRPGEPVVKEAAKSFVNDMLFNPERYDLTKVGRMKMNHKLSLDVPEYVTLLTSEDIIKTAKYLIKVKNGQGHIDDRDHLGNRRIRSIGELLASELHLGFVKMQKAIRDKFTSLSNNTEEIMPYDLINPKMITATIMEFFTGGQLSQFMDQTNPLSEVTHKRRLSALGEGGLVKERAGFEVRDVHPTHYGRICPVETPEGQNIGLINTLSTYAKVNDLGFVEAPYKKVIDGKVTDEIVYLTATQEEGNVIAPASTKLDENGHIVEDLIEVRKDGEMMLARREDVALIDLCSGMIAGVAASLIPFLEHDDANRALMGSNMQRQAVPLLRSTAPIVGTGMESVIARDAWESVKAKRSGVVEKVDNKNIFILGEDEAGPYIDHYSLEKNLRTNQNTTFSQHPIVKKGDEIVAGQIIADGPSMEKGELAIGKNALIAFMPWNGYNYEDAIVISEKMIREDAFTSVHIYEKEIEARELKDGVEEITKDIPNVKEEELMHLDESGIVKIGTEIKPGMILVGKVSPKGEVKPTPEERLLRAIFGEKAGHVVNKSLYASASMEGVVVDVKIFTKKGYEKDSRTNKAYEEEKTLLEKEHHDRLLMLDREEMLKVTALLSKNPLASDQEVNKKEYKKGSKINKADLENINRFTLNAIVKSFSKDIQKKYDELKNYFQNEKKKLKEEHDAKIEILEKDDILPSGVVKLVKVYIATKRKLKVGDKMAGRHGNKGIVSNIVREVDMPYLPSGQIVDIVLNPLGVPSRMNIGQILESHLGLVGYRLGEQINEIFETKKGEWIKELRAKMIEIAGVAKLMDAKKALGKMSDEKLLEYAKDWSNGVRFATPIFEGVKADEFAKLFEMAKIDSDGKTELYDGRTGSKIRERVNVGCMYMLKLHHLVDEKVHARSTGPYSLVTQQPVGGKALFGGQRFGEMEVWALEAYGAAHTLREMLTVKSDDVEGRLSAYKALTRGENVPETGIPETFFVLTNELKSLALDVEVYDEDETNETN